In Candidatus Paceibacterota bacterium, the DNA window TGTAGAAATAATAAATCAAGAACGGCTAGAACATATTGTTACTATTGAAGATCCGATCGAATACATTTTTTCTCCTAAGAAATCGATAATTGACCAAAGGGAGATAGGGGACGATACTCCTGATTTTCACGAAGCCTTGAAGGATGCTTTCCGTGAGGATATGGATGTTATTATGATAGGTGAAATGAGGGACGCCGAAACGATGTCGGCTGCTGTCACCGCTGCGGAAACTGGTCACTTGGTATTTGCTACTCTCCATACCAACAGTGCTTCTTCTACTGTTGATCGTATTATCGACTCTTTTCCTCCTGCTCAACAGAATCAAATCCGTATTCAACTCGCAGCTTCTCTCTCTGGTATATTCTCTCAACGTCTTATCCCTCGAGTTTCTGGTGGCCTCTTGCCAGCCTATGAGCTTCTAATAAATAACAATGCTATTTCTAATCTTATAAGAGATAAAAGGACTCACGAAATAGATACAGTGGTAGAGACGAGTTCCAAGGAGGGAATGATCGATATGAATCGTTGTTTGGTGGATCTCATAAGGAGAGGAGAAGTTTCCATTGAAAACGCTTATCTCTATTCGAATAACCCTAAAACTCTGGAGAAAATGTTATAAAATTTTTATGCTTTTTACTTATAAAGTAATTGATAATGGAGGAGTTTCAAAAGAAGGAACTATAGATGCTTTCTCTACGGATGCAGCTATAAGCTCTTTGCAGAAACAAGGACTCGTTATCTCATCTATAAAACCAAAGGAAGAAAAGAGCAGTTTCCTCCATAAGCTTCCATTTTTCAATAAAGTTTCTAATAAAGAGATAGTGATCCTTTCTCGTCAGATGTCCACTTTGTTTGAAGCTAGGGTATCAGCTTTGCGTATTTTTAAATTGATCGCTGCTGAGGCAGAAAATGAAAAACTGCGTGATGCCTTGATCGAAATTGTTGACGATCTTCAGGGTGGTAATTCTATTTCCGGAGCTTTGTCCAAACATCCAGAAGTTTTTTCCGACTTCTACGTCAACATGGTCAAATCTGGTGAAGAATCAGGCCGTTTAGATGAAACCTTTTCCTATCTTGCCGATTATTTGGATAGAAATTATGAAGTAGCCTCGAAAGCTAAAAACGCACTAGTGTACCCAGCTTTCGTCATCATGACCTTTGTCGGGGTTATGGTCCTCATGTTTACAGTCATCATTCCTAAAATATCAATTATTGTTAAAGATACAGGTCAAGATTTGCCTTTCTATACTAAAATCGTCTTCGGAGTCAGTGATTTCTTGATAAACAATGGCTTGATCGCGATTACACTTATTCTGGTCTTATTAGGTTCGATTGCTTGGTATGTCTCTACTCCTGAAGGTAAAGAATGGATCTCTAAATTCCGTCTCGATGTGCCATATCTTGGCGACCTTTATCGCAAACTCTATCTTTCAAGATTTGCCGACAACATGAGCACTATGATCATCTCTGGCATTCCGATGCTCAAGTCTATCGAGGTCACTTCTTCTATCATTGAAAATCAGATCTATAAGGACATTATGACCGATTGTTTTGAGAAGGTAAAAACTGGCAGCTCTCTTTCTGACTCCCTTTCAGGTCATGAAGAAATTCCCAATATATTAGTCCAGATGGTTAGGGTGGGTGAGGAGTCAGGAGAACTCGGTAACATCCTTAAAACTATGGCCAAATTTTATCAGCGAGAAGTGATGAATGCTGTCGATACCTTAGTCGGCCTTATTGAACCGGTAATGATAGTAGTTCTCGGTCTTGGTGTTGGAGTGCTCTTGGCATCAGTTCTTATGCCTATATATAATATTGCTTCTTCAGCTGGGTTATAGATATCCACACCAGAATTTCTTAAGCGAACTTAAAGAGTTATAATTATGAATGTCACAGGTCATAATTATTTATTAAGAAGTTATAAGAAAAATATGTTACGAAAAATGAAAAATAGAGGTTTTACTTTGATTGAGCTCTTGGTGGTTATCGCCATCATCGGTATTCTTTCTTCTGTAGTGCTAGCCTCTCTCAATACAGCAAGAGGTAGAGGAAACGATGCTAAGGTAAAAGCTCAGCTCTCGGGAGCTCGTGCTTCTGCTGAACTTTATTACGATACCAACAGCAACTACGGTGGTACCCAAACTGCATGTAACGCTGGTATGTTCGCTGATACTGCTTCAAGCATGGCTACTTATGTAAATACAGGCAACTATCCTTCAGGTACTACTATAGTTTGTGGTTCTACCAACACGGCTTACGCTATCAAAGCAGAGCTCAATGGTGATACTGCCTACTGGTGTGTTGACTCGACAGGCGCATCTAGATCTGTAGGTGGCGCTATCGGTGCTTCTGCTTCAGTATGTCCGTAATATCTAGTCTAGTATAGATTAAACAAAAAACGGTCTCTCCAGAAAGAGCCGTTTTTTGTTATACTTGATAGGTGGAATTTATTTATTTAGCGACAGCCTTTATTATCGGAGCCGCTATCGGTAGTTTTATACATGTCATAGTTCTGCGTTACAACACTGGACTCTCTTTCATACAGGGCAATTCTGTCTGCCTTTCTTGCTCCGTACCACTTTCTTGGTATCATCTTATCCCTATTTTTTCTTACCTTGCTCTTAAAGGTCGCTGTTCTCACTGTTATTCTCACTTCTCTATCCAGTACTTTCTCGCTGAACTCATATCGGGAATTACTTTTGTTTGGCTTTTTTTATTTTCTAATTTTTCCCTTTTTCAATCTTTTCTTCTTTCTTTGATATTTTTTATACTCTTGTTTATCTTTATCTACGATCTTCGCCATAAAATCATTCCCGACCCCTCTGTCTACCTATTTATTGTAATTTCTTTTCTCTATGCTTATATTACAAATCTTTGCCTGCCCGACCCTGTCATTCAGGCGGGCATCTTTCCATTTTTTCTTGCTGCTTTCATAATTCCTTTCCCTTTCTTTCTTATCTGGTTTTTTTCCAAGGGGCGCATGATGGGTCTAGGGGATGTAAAGTTCATGGTTGGTATGGGCGCGCTTCTTGGCCTCTCCTCAGGCGTTTCTGCCATTTTTCTTTCCTTTTGGATAGGAGCCACATATGTTTTGTTGGCCTTTGTGTATAAAAAATTGTTTAAGAAGGGTTATAATATGGGCATGAAAACTGAACTGCCTTTTGCTCCTTTTCTCATCATTGCCACTCTCTTAGTTTTTATATTTAAAATAAATCTAGTAAATTTCTAATGAATCTTTCCATCTTTCCATCTTTCCATCTTTCCTTATCCAAACGTGGTTTCACCCTAGTGGAGTTAATAGTCAGCATCGCTCTTATTACGGTGTTGTCAGGCATACTTCTCGGCAGCCGTCGTCAGTTTGCCGATAAGTTAAATCTTAAAAATCAAAC includes these proteins:
- a CDS encoding PilT/PilU family type 4a pilus ATPase; the encoded protein is MDYAKDLDSLVDLVMKEGASDLHVSEGRFPVVRIAGELIPLSKHPAFDRSAMEKIIDFILPPAKKELFKKRRGVDFAYVHGSERFRSHIFIQQGRICLAMRAIPKKIRTISELSLPESIEFFARKHSGFFLVVGPTGHGKSTTLASLVEIINQERLEHIVTIEDPIEYIFSPKKSIIDQREIGDDTPDFHEALKDAFREDMDVIMIGEMRDAETMSAAVTAAETGHLVFATLHTNSASSTVDRIIDSFPPAQQNQIRIQLAASLSGIFSQRLIPRVSGGLLPAYELLINNNAISNLIRDKRTHEIDTVVETSSKEGMIDMNRCLVDLIRRGEVSIENAYLYSNNPKTLEKML
- a CDS encoding type II secretion system F family protein — translated: MLFTYKVIDNGGVSKEGTIDAFSTDAAISSLQKQGLVISSIKPKEEKSSFLHKLPFFNKVSNKEIVILSRQMSTLFEARVSALRIFKLIAAEAENEKLRDALIEIVDDLQGGNSISGALSKHPEVFSDFYVNMVKSGEESGRLDETFSYLADYLDRNYEVASKAKNALVYPAFVIMTFVGVMVLMFTVIIPKISIIVKDTGQDLPFYTKIVFGVSDFLINNGLIAITLILVLLGSIAWYVSTPEGKEWISKFRLDVPYLGDLYRKLYLSRFADNMSTMIISGIPMLKSIEVTSSIIENQIYKDIMTDCFEKVKTGSSLSDSLSGHEEIPNILVQMVRVGEESGELGNILKTMAKFYQREVMNAVDTLVGLIEPVMIVVLGLGVGVLLASVLMPIYNIASSAGL
- a CDS encoding type II secretion system protein; translated protein: MLRKMKNRGFTLIELLVVIAIIGILSSVVLASLNTARGRGNDAKVKAQLSGARASAELYYDTNSNYGGTQTACNAGMFADTASSMATYVNTGNYPSGTTIVCGSTNTAYAIKAELNGDTAYWCVDSTGASRSVGGAIGASASVCP
- a CDS encoding prepilin peptidase, with product MEFIYLATAFIIGAAIGSFIHVIVLRYNTGLSFIQGNSVCLSCSVPLSWYHLIPIFSYLALKGRCSHCYSHFSIQYFLAELISGITFVWLFLFSNFSLFQSFLLSLIFFILLFIFIYDLRHKIIPDPSVYLFIVISFLYAYITNLCLPDPVIQAGIFPFFLAAFIIPFPFFLIWFFSKGRMMGLGDVKFMVGMGALLGLSSGVSAIFLSFWIGATYVLLAFVYKKLFKKGYNMGMKTELPFAPFLIIATLLVFIFKINLVNF